The following nucleotide sequence is from Terriglobia bacterium.
CGCGAACTCGCCGGCGTCCGACGTCCAGGGGAACACCGTCACGGCGATCTCCCTGGCCACTTCGAGCGGGGCATCGACCGCACCCGGGATCTTCACGGGCATCAGCATCCTGGCCGGATCCGTCAACATCGGCACCGCCGCCGGAAACACGATCGGCGCGGCGACCGGGACCGGCGCCATCGCCGTCACGTCCATGACGACGGGCGGATTCATCGCCGGAATTCATGCGGCTTCCAGCGGCACGGTCGTCATCCAGAACAACAACATCGGCGGGATGAGCACCGGGGGCGCGGCGGCTGTCGGCTATCTCTTCCGCGGCATCGACACCGCCGGATTCGCCAACAGCTTCGCCCTCTCCGGAAACACCATCGGCAGCACGGGGACCGCCAACTCCATCACCGTCGGCATCAGCGGCACGACGACCGCGAGCACGCTGTTCTACGGGATCTACAACGCCGCGACGGGGACCCTTTCCATCACCGGCAACACGATCCAGAACTGTTCCGCTCTCGGCACCGGCGCCGGGTTGTTCTACGGGATCACGAGCGGCGCCGGCACGGGAACGCTGACGATCGCGAACAACAGCGTGATCGCCGGGCGCAATGACGGCACCGGGGAGACACGCGGGATCTACAACTCGGCTGCCGTCGCGACCGCCAACATCACCGGGAACACGGTCCGAAGCATGACCGTCGGAAGCGCGGCGGGCCCGTTCTACGGGATCCAGCAGGCGGGCGGCGTCTCGACGACGATCAACCTGGACAACAACAGGCTCGGCGACGCCATCGGCGGCCTGGTCACGTACACCGCCGCGAGCACGGCCCCCCTCTATGGTATCTACAACAGCGCCGGCGCGAGTACGGCGGCCCTCTCGATCCAGGGGAACGACCTGCGGGGCATCGCCTACGGCGCCGCCGGCTCGAACGTCAACAACTACATCTACAACAGCGCCGCGACGCTCTCCCAGGACATCAGCGACAACACGTTCACCGACCTGAGCGTCAACACGACGGGGAGCGTCTACTTCATCTATGACTCCGTAAGGGTCCCGGCGACCGGGACCCAGACGATCAGCAACAATTCGATCGTCGGCTCCTACGACAAGGGGGGGGCCGGCGGCACGGTCTACGCGTGCTACAGCATCTCCAACTCCGCCGCCGGCGCGGTGATCAGCCACACGAACAACAACTTCTCGAACATCACGGTGACGGGCGGCACGGGCCTCTACGGCTGGTACAACGGGGACGGCGGCTCGCCGACGAAGACCTTCCGCGGGAACACGTTCACCCACTGGAGCGGCGGAACGGCCGCCACTTACGGGATGGTCCTCGACCGCGGCACGTCGAGCGTCGTTTCCAACACGATCAGCGGCATCACGGCCGGCGGCGCGTTGTACGGGATCAACATCGGGACCTCGGGCAGTTACACGGTCACCTCGAACACCATCGACGGCCTGTCCTCGACGGGCGGGAGCGTCTACGGGATCGCGACGGGCACCAACGACCTGACGGACGGCAGCCTGAACGTCATCCACACCCTGTCGTCGACCTCCCCTTCGGGCGCCGTGTACGGGATCAGCGTCGCCTCAACGACCTCGAGCATCGTCAGGAACAAGATCTACGACCTCCAGGAGAACCAGGCCGGCGGTTCCGTTTACGGGCTGTTCGTCTCCGGCGGAGCTACCGTCACCCTGGCCAACAACCTCGTCGGGGACCTGCGGACGCCCGCCGCGAACGGGGCCGATCCGCTGGTGGCGCTCTACGTCTCCGGCGGGACGACGGTCAACGCGTACTACAACACCGTCTTCTTGACCGGCACGAGCACCGGCGCCCTGTTCGGTTCGAGCGCCGTCCTCGCATCCACCACGCCGACCCTGACCCTGCGAGACAACCTCTTCGTGAACGGAACGACACCGAAGGGCGCCGGGCTGGCCGTCGCCTATCGCCGGAGCGGGACGCAGCTGACGAACTACGCGGCCGCCTCGAACAACAACGACTTCTACGGCTCGACGACGTTCACCGACGGCACGAACACGGACGTCGGCATCGGGGCCTTCATGGCCCGCGTGGCGCCGCGGGACTCGGCTTCCGTCAGGGAGAACCCGCTGTTCCTGAGCACCTTGGGCGACGATCCCGCCTTCCTGCACATCGACCCGTCGCTCCCCTCGCTGCTCGAGAGCGGCGCCGTGAACGTCGCCGGCATCACCGACGACTATGATACGGACATTCGCCAGGGGAACCCGGGCTACTCCGGGGACGGGACCGCGCCCGACATCGGCGCGGACGAGTTCAGCGAGACCCCGCAGGATCTGAGGCCGCCGGTGATCAGCTACACGCCCCTCCTGCACGGCGCGGTCGGCACGGCGCGCACCTTCGGGAACGTGGTCATGACCGACGCCACCGGCGTCGACGCCACCGCGGGAGCCCGGCCGCGCGTCTACTACAAGAAGTCGACCGATACGAACGACCTCGCGGCAACGGGCTGGAAGTTCGTGGAGGCGAGCGGCGGTGGCGGCTCACCCTTCGCCTTCACGATCGACTACACCTTGCTCAACGCCGGGTCCGTCGGCGTGGGCGACGTCATCCAGTACTTCGTCGTGGCCCAGGACACGGCGGCGAGGAAGAACGTCGGCATCAACGCCGGCACGTTCGCCGCCACGCCGGCCAGCGTCGCCCTGACCGCCGCGGCCTTCCCCATCGGCGGGCCGATCGCCAGCTTCGGGATCGTGCCGTCGATCGGCGGCAACAAGACCGTCTGCGCCACGGGTTGCGACTACGCGTCCCTGACGAATCCGGGCGGCCTGTTCGATACCATCAACGGCACCGTCCTCGCGTCGAGCATGACGGTCGGCATCACGAGCGATCTGACCGGCGAGACCGGCTCGGTGGCGCTGAACGAATGGAGTGAAGACGGGGCCGGCGGCTACACGCTCACGATCCAGCCGAGCGGCGCGGCGCGGACGGTCACCGGGACGGGCAACGATGCGGTCCTGATCAAGCTGAACGGCGCCGATCGCGTGATCTTGAACGGCTCGATCGACGGCGCGGGTACGGACCGCAGCCTGACGCTGCAGAATACGAATGCGGCGGCCGGCACCGGCACGCTGCTCATCGCCAGCCTCGGCCCGGGCCAGGGCGCCACCCAGGACACCGTCGAGAACTGCATCATCAAGGCCGGCGGCATCGGGACTTGGGCGAACTTCACGTTCGGCGTCCTCGTCGGCGACACGACCGGTGCGTCCGCGGGCGCGGACAACGACGACCTGACCCTCCGGAACAACCAGATCACCCTCGCCCGGACCGCCATCCAGGCGGTCGGCACCAAGGACGGCGTCAACGACAACCTGCTGATCACCGGCAACGTGATCGGCGACGGCACGCTGGCCGGCTCCCTGGGTCGGCTCGGTCTGGTGCTCGAACTGGCGAACCACGCGACCGTGACCGGGAACACCATCGAGAACATCTCCCTCGATTCCGACACCTCGAGCGCGATCGGAATGTCCCTGACGACGCTGACCGATTCCACGATCAGCCAGAATACGATCACCGGGATCCAGCCCGTCTCCACGTTCCCTCCGTACGGTCTGGTCCTGCTCGACGCGAGCGGCGTCGCGGTCACGCAGAACACGATCGACGGCGTCCAGGTCTCCTCCGGGAATCCTTGCGGGATGTGGATCGGGAAGAGCGTCGTCAACTCGAGCATCACCCGGAACGTCATCGCCAACGTCGTGGCCGGCGGCACCGATGGCTACGGCGGCAAGGGGATCGACATCAACACCGGTGACGCCGCCAGCAACGACACGATCGCCAACAACACGATCGCCAACATCGAGGGGGACGGGAACCCGGACCTGACCGGGAACGCCATCGTCGGCATTCGCGTCCAGGCCAGCGGCGGGATCGACTTCTACTACAACGCGGTCGACCTCGGCTCCGGGAGCTTCGCCGGGTCTCCCTCCGGGAACAGCGCCGCGATGTACATCGGCTCGGGCTGCACGGCGATGAACCTCCGCGACAACATCTTCGCCACGAACCTGGACAACACGAATCTGACGACGACCGCGACGTACGCCATCTACTCGGATTCCCCCGGCGCAGCGTTCACGGGCATCGACTACAACGACTACTTCGCCGCCGGTGCGCAGGGCGTCCTCGGGTACCTGGGCGCCGCCCAGACGACGTTGCCGGCGTGGCGGACGGCGACCGGCCAGGACGCCGGCTCGCTCGCCGTCGATCCGCTGTTCGTCTCGAGCGCCAACCTCGAGCCGCAGGTCGGCTCGCCGGTCGTGGGCGCCGGGACGCCGATCGCCGGGATCACGACGGACATCGTCGGCGCGGCGAGGAGTCCGACCCACCCGTTCATCGGCGCCTACGAGTCGGCGATCGACATCTCGGGGCCGACGATCGCCTACACGCCGCTCGGCAACACGACCAGCACGGCGAGCCGCGCCTTGACGATCTCGGCCACGGATCTGTCGGGCGTGCCGACCTCGGGCCTCGGCGTCCCGGTCGTGTACTTTCGAAAAGGAGCGACGGATCCGTACGTGTCGAGGGCGTGCTCGTTCGTGAGCGGCGGCACGTACGACTGCCTCATCGATTACGCCCAGTTGACCGGAGGCGTCGCGGTGGGCGATCCGATCCAGTACTACGTTGCCGCTCAGGACGGGGCCAACGTCGTGTCGGTCGATCCCTCCGCCGGCGCGAGCGGCTTGCTCGCCAATCCGCCGCGGGCGATGACACCGCCGAGCCCGCCGAACGGCTATCTGATCGGGCTGGGATACGCCGGCTCCTACGACGTCGGCGCGGGCCAGTCGTTCGTCTCGCTGACGAACCCGGGCGGCGTCTTCGAAGCCATCAACCGCGGAGTCCTGACCGGAAACGCGACCCTCGACATCACCTCCGATCTGACGGCCGAATCCGGGACGATCGCGCTCCATCCGTGGGCCGAGGAGGGCGCCGGGGGGTACACGCTGACGATCCGACCGAGCGGCGCGGCCCGCGTGATCTCGGGCAGCTCCGGCGGCGCACTGATCAAACTGGACGGTGCCGACAGGGTGACGATCGACGGCTCGGTGTCGGAAGGGCCTCCCGGGACGGATCGCGGCCTGACGCTCGTCAACACCGACGGGGGAACCGGATCGGCCGTCCTCTGGGTGGCGAGCGCGTCGACGTCCGATGGCGCGACGAACGACACGATCAAGAACTGCGTCATTTCGGGGTCCTCGGGCGACACGACGCTCGCGGGCATCGTCGGCGGCAGCGGAACGACCCTGGGCCTCGCGGCCGACGCCCCGAACTCGAACAACACGATTCAGAACAATGCGTTCATCCGGGCTCGGAACGGCCTGTACATCGTGGGTCATGCCGGCGTCCTGGACGCGAATTGGCGGATCCTGGACAACACCATCGGCTCGACGGTGTCGGCCGAGAAACTGGGCGAGCGGGGGCTGCTGTTGGGCAATGCTCAGGACGCCGCCGTGAGCAACAACGGCATCCACGGTGTCGTCAATCCGTTCATCGCCCCGGACACCAATGGCATCCAAGTCGCCTTCAAGATCAACGGAGGCTCCATCTCCGGGAACGAGATCAGCGACGTCAAGCAGACCTCGACCGACGGCTGGCCGTGCGCCGGCATCTACCTGGGTGCCAGTTCGACGGCCTCGAACCTGACGGTCGCCAACAACGTCATCCATGACATCGCTGCGTACGGCTACAGCAGCGTGGCCTTCAACGGCCATGGCATCGCGCTGGGCGGCGGCGGCGGTTACAAGCTCGTCCACAACTCCGTCCAGATGACGACCGACCAGAGCATCGCCGCGGTGACTTCCGCCATCTACATCGAGAGTGGCGTTGTCGCTCCGGGTTCGGTGGATCTGCGCGACAACGTCTTCTCCAACTCCGAGACGCTCGGAACGCGCTACGCAATCTACTGTGCCGCGGCGAGCGAGGTCTTCTCCGACATCAACTACAACGACTACGGACCCGAAACCGGGACGCTCGGGTACCTGGGCGGCACGCAGTCGACGCTGGCCGAGTGGTCGGCGGCGACGGGCAAGGACCTGAACTCCATTTCCGCCGACCCGCGGCTCGTATCCGCCACCGATCTGCGGCCGGTGGTCGGTTCGCCCCTCCTCGCCGCCGGTCAGCCCGTCGGAATCCTGACGGACATCACCGGGGCCTCGAGGAGCCTCACCGCGCCGTCCATCGGCGCGTACGAGAACGGCGTCGCCACCGACCTGTCGGTGACGGAGGCCGACGCGCCGGACCCCGTCGCCACCGGCTCGAACGTGGCGTACACGATCACGGTCACGAACAACGGCTCGGTCGAGGGCGTCAACCCCACGCTCGCCGACTCGACCCCGGCGAGCACGACGTTCGTGTCGGTGACCGCGCCCGCGGGTTGGACGTGCACGGCGCCGGCGGTGGGAGGAACGGGAGCGGTGAGCTGTTCCGCCGCGACCCTCGACCCCGGCGCGTCGGCGGTGATCACCCTCGTCGTCAAGATCGACTACTGCGCCGGCAATACCTCCACGACCAACACGGCGACCGTCTCGAACGACGTGCCCGATGCGAACCCCGCCGACAACACCGCCTCCGAGACGACCACCCTCAGCGATTCGGGCGCCTGCGACGACGGCAACGCGTGCACGGAGCTCGACACGTGCCAGTCGGGCGTATGCGTCGGATCGAATCCGGTGGTGTGCACGGCGCTCGATCCGTGCCACGACGTCGGCGTCTGCGATCCTCCGACCGGCATTTGCTCCAATCCGGCGAAGCCGAACGGCGCGGCCTGCAACGACGGCAACGCGTGCACGCAGACCGACACGTGTCAGGCGGGCGTCTGCACGGGCTCGAACCCGTTGGTTTGCACCGCCGACCCATGCCACGACGCCGGAGTCTGCGATCCGGGCACCGGGATCTGCTCCAACCCCGCGAAGGCCGACGGAACGTCCTGCAACGATGGCAGTGCCTGCACGCAGACCGACGCGTGCCAGGCGGGGGTCTGCACGGGCTCGAACCCGGTGGTCTGCACCGCCGACCCTTGCCACGACCCGGGGACGTGCGATCCCGGCACGGGAGTGTGCTCGGCGGCCATACCCAAGGCCAACGGGACGTCCTGCAACGACGGAAACGGGTGCACAGAGACCGACACCTGCCAATCGGGCGTCTGCACGGGCTCGAACCCGGTGGTCTGCACTGCCGATCAGTGCCACGACCCCGGGACGTGCGATCCCGGCACGGGAGTGTGCTCGGCGGCCCTACCCAAGGCCAACGGGACGTCCTGCGACGACAACGACATCTGCACGGTCAACGACGTGTGCGCCGCAGGCTCGTCCGAGAACTTCGACGGCGTGACGGCGCCGGCTCTCCCCGCCGGCTGGACGACGGCGGTCACGCCGACCAGCGCCCTCGCCTGGGAGACGAAGACCGACAACAGCGACACGGCCCCGAACTCCGCGTGGGCGGAGGATACCGCCGGCGTCACCGACAAGACCCTCGACTCGCCGCCGATCTTCATCGCGACGGCGACGGCGCGGCTGACGTTCGAGCAGAGGTGCGATCTGGAGAGCGACAACGACGGCGCCGTGCTCGAGATCAAGATCGGCGCCGGGACGTTCCAGGACGTCCTGGCGGCCGGCGGTTCCTTCGTGAGCGGCGGCTACAACGGAACGATCTCGAGCTCCTCCGGCAACCCGATCGGCGGACGTCAGGCCTGGACGGGAACGTCCACCACGTTCACGTCCA
It contains:
- a CDS encoding thrombospondin type 3 repeat-containing protein, with translation MNERSVRVLLWMLATGLGAMSSAVATILSTPGAHAAIGVCDSSPAQAVEVEPGANGYATLKAAFDAINAGTHTGAITIEICSDTTESAGAVLNASGSGSASYSSIAISPVGGARTVAGSIAGPLIDLNGADNVTIDGLNSGGNALTLDNTNTTTASTIRFIADASENTVRNCTVRGAGTSTTLGTILFSTGTTTGNLDDAITGNTITSSGSNLPTNAIYSAGTSTTVANSGISIVDNGIQDYYNAASASSGILVASNSASWTITGNRFFQTTTRTATSGNVHRGIDIVTASGGGYTVGQNTIGYQDAAGTGTTTYAGAVASRFVGIELTVANSPASDVQGNTVTAISLATSSGASTAPGIFTGISILAGSVNIGTAAGNTIGAATGTGAIAVTSMTTGGFIAGIHAASSGTVVIQNNNIGGMSTGGAAAVGYLFRGIDTAGFANSFALSGNTIGSTGTANSITVGISGTTTASTLFYGIYNAATGTLSITGNTIQNCSALGTGAGLFYGITSGAGTGTLTIANNSVIAGRNDGTGETRGIYNSAAVATANITGNTVRSMTVGSAAGPFYGIQQAGGVSTTINLDNNRLGDAIGGLVTYTAASTAPLYGIYNSAGASTAALSIQGNDLRGIAYGAAGSNVNNYIYNSAATLSQDISDNTFTDLSVNTTGSVYFIYDSVRVPATGTQTISNNSIVGSYDKGGAGGTVYACYSISNSAAGAVISHTNNNFSNITVTGGTGLYGWYNGDGGSPTKTFRGNTFTHWSGGTAATYGMVLDRGTSSVVSNTISGITAGGALYGINIGTSGSYTVTSNTIDGLSSTGGSVYGIATGTNDLTDGSLNVIHTLSSTSPSGAVYGISVASTTSSIVRNKIYDLQENQAGGSVYGLFVSGGATVTLANNLVGDLRTPAANGADPLVALYVSGGTTVNAYYNTVFLTGTSTGALFGSSAVLASTTPTLTLRDNLFVNGTTPKGAGLAVAYRRSGTQLTNYAAASNNNDFYGSTTFTDGTNTDVGIGAFMARVAPRDSASVRENPLFLSTLGDDPAFLHIDPSLPSLLESGAVNVAGITDDYDTDIRQGNPGYSGDGTAPDIGADEFSETPQDLRPPVISYTPLLHGAVGTARTFGNVVMTDATGVDATAGARPRVYYKKSTDTNDLAATGWKFVEASGGGGSPFAFTIDYTLLNAGSVGVGDVIQYFVVAQDTAARKNVGINAGTFAATPASVALTAAAFPIGGPIASFGIVPSIGGNKTVCATGCDYASLTNPGGLFDTINGTVLASSMTVGITSDLTGETGSVALNEWSEDGAGGYTLTIQPSGAARTVTGTGNDAVLIKLNGADRVILNGSIDGAGTDRSLTLQNTNAAAGTGTLLIASLGPGQGATQDTVENCIIKAGGIGTWANFTFGVLVGDTTGASAGADNDDLTLRNNQITLARTAIQAVGTKDGVNDNLLITGNVIGDGTLAGSLGRLGLVLELANHATVTGNTIENISLDSDTSSAIGMSLTTLTDSTISQNTITGIQPVSTFPPYGLVLLDASGVAVTQNTIDGVQVSSGNPCGMWIGKSVVNSSITRNVIANVVAGGTDGYGGKGIDINTGDAASNDTIANNTIANIEGDGNPDLTGNAIVGIRVQASGGIDFYYNAVDLGSGSFAGSPSGNSAAMYIGSGCTAMNLRDNIFATNLDNTNLTTTATYAIYSDSPGAAFTGIDYNDYFAAGAQGVLGYLGAAQTTLPAWRTATGQDAGSLAVDPLFVSSANLEPQVGSPVVGAGTPIAGITTDIVGAARSPTHPFIGAYESAIDISGPTIAYTPLGNTTSTASRALTISATDLSGVPTSGLGVPVVYFRKGATDPYVSRACSFVSGGTYDCLIDYAQLTGGVAVGDPIQYYVAAQDGANVVSVDPSAGASGLLANPPRAMTPPSPPNGYLIGLGYAGSYDVGAGQSFVSLTNPGGVFEAINRGVLTGNATLDITSDLTAESGTIALHPWAEEGAGGYTLTIRPSGAARVISGSSGGALIKLDGADRVTIDGSVSEGPPGTDRGLTLVNTDGGTGSAVLWVASASTSDGATNDTIKNCVISGSSGDTTLAGIVGGSGTTLGLAADAPNSNNTIQNNAFIRARNGLYIVGHAGVLDANWRILDNTIGSTVSAEKLGERGLLLGNAQDAAVSNNGIHGVVNPFIAPDTNGIQVAFKINGGSISGNEISDVKQTSTDGWPCAGIYLGASSTASNLTVANNVIHDIAAYGYSSVAFNGHGIALGGGGGYKLVHNSVQMTTDQSIAAVTSAIYIESGVVAPGSVDLRDNVFSNSETLGTRYAIYCAAASEVFSDINYNDYGPETGTLGYLGGTQSTLAEWSAATGKDLNSISADPRLVSATDLRPVVGSPLLAAGQPVGILTDITGASRSLTAPSIGAYENGVATDLSVTEADAPDPVATGSNVAYTITVTNNGSVEGVNPTLADSTPASTTFVSVTAPAGWTCTAPAVGGTGAVSCSAATLDPGASAVITLVVKIDYCAGNTSTTNTATVSNDVPDANPADNTASETTTLSDSGACDDGNACTELDTCQSGVCVGSNPVVCTALDPCHDVGVCDPPTGICSNPAKPNGAACNDGNACTQTDTCQAGVCTGSNPLVCTADPCHDAGVCDPGTGICSNPAKADGTSCNDGSACTQTDACQAGVCTGSNPVVCTADPCHDPGTCDPGTGVCSAAIPKANGTSCNDGNGCTETDTCQSGVCTGSNPVVCTADQCHDPGTCDPGTGVCSAALPKANGTSCDDNDICTVNDVCAAGSSENFDGVTAPALPAGWTTAVTPTSALAWETKTDNSDTAPNSAWAEDTAGVTDKTLDSPPIFIATATARLTFEQRCDLESDNDGAVLEIKIGAGTFQDVLAAGGSFVSGGYNGTISSSSGNPIGGRQAWTGTSTTFTSTVVDLPATAAGQTIVLRWRVGTDAGVGSTGFWIDTIVLIDDATCHGTPGNAGAVCRAAAGVCDVPESCDGINPTCPADLFVSPATECRASAGVCDLPESCTGTSAACPADAKSAAECRASAGICDVAEFCNGVDNDCPTNALEPSTVECRPSTGACDPAESCTGTSADCPADIANQSSPVGNSVALSHNKSTGTTTIAWTEAEAGPFNVYRGSRAAGSPFSYNHTCFALGAPGPSVTDTDTPAIGQVFYYLISRKDPACSESSLGQRSGGTERPNASPCGSKTVADGDQDGVPDVLDNCPKVANAAQLDADGDGHGDACDNCPAVYNPDQSDIDGDGIGDVCDSDMDNDGVPNELDNCPAVYNPDQSDADRDGVGDACEPPSEGPV